The Methylomicrobium agile genome has a segment encoding these proteins:
- a CDS encoding ABC transporter permease, with amino-acid sequence MNSGVAFRTIAVKEIHRFFRIWPQTLLPPAITTALYFLIFGKLIGARIGTVGGANYLDYIVPGIILMSVISHSYSNVVSSFYSTKFQRHIEELLVAPVPNWVILGGYVTGGIVRGLAVGGVVALISLIFAPVSVHHAGICLSIALLTATLFSLAGFINAVFAESFDDISIIPNFLLTPLSYLGGVFFSVDMLSGHWQTIAMGNPILYMVNAFRYGMIGTTDIDIGLAFGMTGGFVILLTLFSLYLLHKGVGIKN; translated from the coding sequence ATGAATTCCGGCGTTGCTTTTCGCACGATTGCCGTTAAGGAAATCCACCGGTTTTTCCGGATCTGGCCGCAGACGCTGTTGCCGCCGGCAATCACCACCGCCCTGTATTTCCTGATTTTCGGCAAGTTGATCGGTGCCAGGATCGGCACGGTGGGCGGAGCGAACTATCTCGACTATATCGTGCCGGGCATTATCCTGATGTCGGTGATCAGCCATTCGTATTCGAACGTGGTATCGTCCTTTTATTCGACCAAATTTCAGCGCCATATCGAGGAACTTCTGGTCGCGCCGGTGCCGAACTGGGTGATTCTGGGCGGTTATGTGACCGGAGGGATCGTGCGCGGACTGGCGGTCGGCGGCGTGGTCGCGCTGATTTCGCTGATATTTGCGCCGGTCAGTGTCCATCATGCGGGAATCTGCCTGTCGATCGCGCTGTTGACCGCGACGCTGTTTTCGCTGGCCGGATTTATCAATGCGGTGTTTGCGGAAAGCTTCGACGATATTTCGATCATCCCGAATTTTCTCCTGACGCCGCTCAGTTATCTCGGAGGCGTGTTTTTCTCTGTCGACATGCTGTCCGGCCACTGGCAAACGATCGCGATGGGGAATCCGATTCTTTACATGGTCAACGCCTTTCGTTACGGCATGATCGGAACGACCGACATCGATATCGGCCTGGCATTCGGAATGACCGGAGGGTTTGTCATCCTGCTGACTTTATTCAGCCTTTATCTGCTGCACAAAGGGGTGGGCATCAAAAATTGA
- a CDS encoding OadG family protein, with protein MAELMRSGVELMIVGMGIVFLFLALLVVAINTMSSLIQRFFPEPPKAAKAVNIETDKATVAAITAAVHQYRSKNR; from the coding sequence ATGGCGGAACTGATGAGAAGCGGTGTCGAGTTGATGATTGTCGGCATGGGCATCGTCTTTTTATTTTTAGCATTATTGGTCGTCGCGATCAATACGATGTCTTCGCTGATCCAGCGTTTTTTTCCAGAACCGCCTAAAGCCGCCAAAGCTGTCAACATCGAAACGGATAAAGCGACCGTCGCGGCCATTACGGCAGCCGTGCACCAATACCGAAGCAAAAACAGGTAA
- the oadA gene encoding sodium-extruding oxaloacetate decarboxylase subunit alpha: MAKEKIKPLAITEVALRDAHQSIFATRMRIEDMLPICEKLDQVGYWSIESWGGATFDACIRYLGEDPWERLRLLKAAMPKTRQQMLLRGQNLLGYRHFADDVVDKFIERSAVNGIDVFRIFDAMNDMRNIEHAVRAVLRTDAHAQGTISYTTSPVHTLDSWVDLGKQIEDMGAHSICIKDMAGLLKPYEAFELVSRLKKSTSLPVHLHCHATTGLSVPSLIKAAEAGVDMVDTAISPLSMTYSHSPTETIVASLEGTDRETGLELARLEEIAEYFRDIRKKYVQFEGSLKGVDSRILIAQVPGGMLTNMESQLKEQGAADKFDEVMHEIPRVREDLGFIPLVTPTSQIVGTQAVLNVISGERYKTITKETAGLLKGEYGETPAPVNKQLQERVLEGGAPITCRPADLIAPEMGKLVADLKEKAGKEGVKLAQNVEEDVLINAMFNQVGWKFLVNRGNPSAFEAPPTGETGGVSVKAQGQAAQAIESYVVNVDGRNFNVVVGPSGAGLTIEPAAQPIVVPQPGTGGVVIEAPMAGNILKILVGPGSVVAAGEVVVIMEAMKMETEVRSKFAGVVSAVHVKEGGGVAGGDALITL; this comes from the coding sequence ATGGCGAAAGAGAAGATCAAGCCTTTGGCGATCACCGAAGTCGCGTTGCGTGATGCGCACCAGTCGATTTTTGCGACTCGGATGCGTATCGAGGACATGCTGCCGATTTGCGAAAAACTTGATCAGGTGGGCTATTGGTCGATCGAGTCCTGGGGCGGGGCGACTTTCGACGCCTGCATCCGGTATCTCGGCGAAGACCCGTGGGAAAGATTGCGCCTGTTGAAGGCCGCGATGCCGAAAACCCGCCAGCAAATGCTGTTGCGCGGGCAGAATTTGCTCGGTTACCGGCATTTCGCCGATGACGTGGTCGACAAGTTCATCGAACGCAGCGCGGTCAACGGGATCGACGTGTTCCGGATTTTCGACGCCATGAACGACATGCGCAATATCGAACACGCGGTCAGGGCGGTACTCAGAACCGACGCACACGCCCAGGGTACCATCTCTTACACGACCAGTCCCGTGCATACCCTGGATTCGTGGGTCGATCTCGGCAAGCAGATCGAAGACATGGGCGCCCACTCGATCTGCATCAAGGATATGGCCGGCCTCTTGAAACCTTACGAGGCGTTCGAACTGGTTTCACGCCTGAAAAAGAGCACTTCGCTGCCGGTCCACCTGCATTGCCATGCGACGACCGGTTTGAGCGTCCCGAGCCTGATCAAGGCGGCCGAAGCTGGCGTCGATATGGTCGATACGGCCATTTCTCCGCTCAGCATGACCTACAGCCACAGCCCGACCGAAACGATTGTGGCGAGCCTCGAAGGGACCGATCGGGAAACCGGTTTGGAGTTGGCCAGGCTCGAAGAAATCGCCGAGTACTTTCGGGATATCCGCAAAAAATACGTGCAGTTTGAAGGCAGTTTGAAAGGCGTCGATAGCCGCATTCTGATTGCCCAAGTACCGGGCGGCATGCTGACCAACATGGAAAGCCAGTTGAAAGAGCAGGGCGCCGCCGATAAATTCGATGAAGTGATGCACGAAATTCCGCGCGTGCGCGAAGACCTGGGCTTCATTCCGCTGGTCACCCCGACTTCGCAGATTGTCGGTACCCAGGCGGTACTCAACGTCATCAGCGGCGAACGCTATAAAACGATTACCAAGGAAACGGCCGGCCTTCTGAAAGGCGAATACGGAGAGACTCCGGCGCCGGTCAACAAACAACTACAGGAACGCGTGCTCGAGGGCGGGGCGCCGATCACCTGCCGGCCGGCCGATCTGATAGCCCCGGAAATGGGCAAGCTGGTCGCCGACTTAAAGGAAAAGGCCGGGAAAGAAGGCGTCAAGCTGGCCCAGAATGTCGAAGAGGACGTGTTGATCAATGCGATGTTCAACCAAGTCGGCTGGAAGTTTTTGGTCAACCGCGGCAATCCTTCCGCATTTGAAGCTCCGCCGACCGGTGAAACGGGCGGAGTGTCCGTAAAAGCCCAGGGGCAGGCCGCGCAGGCGATCGAGTCTTATGTAGTCAATGTCGATGGCCGAAACTTTAATGTGGTCGTGGGGCCGAGTGGTGCAGGCCTGACGATCGAGCCTGCCGCCCAGCCGATCGTGGTTCCGCAGCCGGGCACCGGCGGCGTGGTCATCGAAGCGCCGATGGCCGGCAACATCCTGAAGATTCTGGTCGGGCCAGGCAGTGTGGTAGCAGCCGGCGAGGTGGTCGTGATCATGGAAGCGATGAAGATGGAGACCGAAGTGCGCTCCAAATTCGCGGGCGTCGTCAGTGCCGTCCATGTCAAGGAAGGCGGAGGCGTAGCAGGCGGCGATGCCCTGATTACTTTATAA
- a CDS encoding sodium ion-translocating decarboxylase subunit beta produces MENVISLWQSTGLYNMSSGQAFMILVGFVLLYLAIKKGFEPLLLLPIGFGAVLSNIPVAGISEEGGLLYYLYFGIKTGIFPLLIFMGVGAMTDFGPMIANPKTLLLGAAAQLGIFASLLGALALNIVPGLEFSLRDAAAIGIIGGADGPTAIYVASRLAPDLLGAIAVAAYSYMALVPLIQPPIMRALTTEEERKIEMQQLRAVSKTEKIVFPLMLLTLCILVLPSAAPLVGMFALGNLMNACGVVERLSQTAQNELINIVTIFLGLSVGSKLSAEAFLQYKTLGILALGAAAFAIGTAGGVMMAKIMNRFSSTQINPLIGAAGVSAVPMAARVANKLGLESNPHNFLLMHAMGPNVAGVIGSAVAAGVLLSLVK; encoded by the coding sequence ATGGAAAACGTAATTTCACTTTGGCAGAGCACCGGCCTTTACAACATGAGCAGCGGCCAGGCTTTCATGATACTGGTCGGCTTCGTGCTGTTGTATCTGGCGATCAAAAAAGGATTCGAACCTTTGCTGCTCTTGCCGATCGGCTTCGGCGCGGTGCTTAGCAATATTCCGGTTGCCGGTATTTCGGAGGAGGGAGGGCTGCTTTACTATCTCTACTTCGGCATCAAGACCGGCATCTTTCCCTTGTTGATTTTCATGGGCGTCGGTGCGATGACCGATTTCGGGCCGATGATCGCGAATCCGAAAACCCTGCTGCTCGGCGCCGCTGCGCAGCTAGGCATCTTCGCGTCCTTGCTGGGCGCGTTGGCGCTGAACATCGTGCCGGGGCTCGAGTTTTCGCTTCGGGATGCGGCCGCGATCGGGATCATCGGCGGCGCCGACGGACCCACCGCGATCTATGTTGCCTCCCGGCTCGCGCCTGACTTGCTCGGGGCGATCGCGGTCGCCGCCTATTCCTACATGGCGCTGGTGCCGCTGATTCAGCCACCGATCATGCGCGCGCTGACGACCGAGGAAGAACGTAAGATCGAGATGCAGCAATTGCGCGCCGTCAGTAAGACCGAAAAAATCGTGTTTCCGCTGATGTTGTTGACGCTTTGTATTCTGGTGCTGCCTTCTGCGGCGCCGCTGGTCGGCATGTTCGCGTTGGGCAATCTGATGAATGCATGTGGCGTGGTCGAACGCTTGAGCCAGACCGCGCAGAATGAGCTGATCAATATCGTCACGATCTTTTTGGGCCTGTCGGTCGGATCGAAGCTCAGCGCGGAAGCCTTCCTGCAATACAAAACGCTCGGCATTCTGGCGCTGGGTGCGGCCGCGTTCGCGATCGGTACGGCCGGCGGCGTGATGATGGCGAAAATCATGAACCGGTTCAGCAGCACCCAGATCAATCCGTTGATCGGGGCAGCCGGAGTTTCCGCCGTACCGATGGCCGCCCGCGTTGCGAATAAATTGGGTCTGGAAAGCAATCCCCATAATTTCCTGCTGATGCACGCGATGGGGCCGAATGTGGCTGGCGTGATCGGTTCGGCGGTAGCGGCGGGCGTATTGTTGAGCCTGGTCAAATAG